In the Pan paniscus chromosome 8, NHGRI_mPanPan1-v2.0_pri, whole genome shotgun sequence genome, one interval contains:
- the HSPA12A gene encoding heat shock 70 kDa protein 12A isoform X3, whose protein sequence is MMESVGVYGFCGCKAKNKMKCDSRWEIAASETAPTSAYSSPARSLGDTGITPLSPSHIVNDTDSSVSEQQSFLVVVAVDFGTTSSGYAYSFTKEPECIHVMRRWEGGDPGVSNQKTPTTILLTPERKFHSFGYAARDFYHDLDPNEAKQWLYLEKFKMKLHTTGDLTMDTDLTAANGKKVKALEIFAYALQYFKEQALKELSDQAGSEFENSDVRWVITVPAIWKQPAKQFMRQAAYQAGLASPENSEQLIIALEPEAASIYCRKLRLHQMIELSGKAAVNGYSGSDTVGAGFTQAKEHIRRNRQSRTFLVENVIGEIWSELEEGDKYVVVDSGGGTVDLTVHQIRLPEGHLKELYKATGGPYGSLGVDYEFEKLLYKIFGEDFIEQFKIKRPAAWVDLMIAFESRKRAAAPDRTNPLNITLPFSFIDYYKKFRGHSVEHALRKSNVDFVKWSSQGMLRMSPDAMNALFKPTIDSIIEHLRDLFQKPEVSTVKFLFLVGGFAEAPLLQQAVQAAFGDQCRIIIPQDVGLTILKGAVLFGLDPAVIKVRRSPLTYGVGVLNRYVEGKHPPEKLLVKDGTRWCTDVFDKFISADQSVALGELVKRSYTPAKPSQLVIVINIYSSEHDNVSFITDPGVKKCGTLRLDLTGTSGTAVPARREIQTLMQFGDTEIKATAIDIATSKSVKVGIDFLNY, encoded by the exons aaaCGGCTCCCACATCTGCATATTCATCTCCAGCCCGGAGTCTTGGGGACACAGGAATAACGCCTCTGTCCCCCTCCCATATTGTG AACGACACTGACTCCAGCGTCTCAGAACAGCAGTCATTTCTCGTGGTGGTGGCCGTCGACTTTGGGACCACATCCAGTGGCTATGCCTATAGCTTCACCAAGGAGCCGGAATGCATCCATGTGATGAG GCGATGGGAGGGAGGTGACCCTGGTGTGTCCAATCAGAAGACTCCAACCACCATCTTGCTGACTCCCGAGAGGAAGTTCCACAGCTTCGGGTATGCCGCCAGGGACTTTTACCATGACCTGGATCCCAATGAGGCCAAGCAGTGGCTGTACCTGGAGAAGTTCAAGATGAAGCTGCACACCACTGGG GACCTCACCATGGATACAGACCTGACGGCAGCAAATGGCAAGAAAGTCAAAGCCCTTGAAATCTTTGCTTATGCCCTGCAGTACTTTAAGGAGCAGGCGCTGAAG GAGCTGAGTGACCAGGCGGGTTCGGAGTTCGAGAACTCTGATGTCAGATGGGTCATCACGGTGCCTGCCATCTGGAAGCAGCCGGCCAAGCAGTTCATGAGACAAGCTGCCTACCAG GCAGGCCTGGCCTCCCCCGAGAACTCGGAGCAGCTCATCATTGCCTTGGAGCCTGAGGCAGCCTCTATCTACTGCCGAAAGCTGCGGCTACACCAGATGATTGAGCTGAGCGGCAAGGCAGCCGTCAATGGGTACAGCGGCAGTGACACAGTAGGAGCTGGGTTTACACAGG CTAAGGAACACATACGGCGTAATCGGCAGAGTCGGACCTTTTTGGTGGAGAATGTCATAGGAGAAATCTGGTCCGAGCTGGAGGAAG GTGATAAGTATGTGGTTGTGGACAGTGGCGGTGGCACCGTAGACCTGACAGTCCATCAGATCCGGTTACCGGAGGGACACCTTAAGGAACTGTATAAAGCAACAG GCGGACCCTATGGATCTTTAGGAGTAGATTATGAATTCGAAAAACTTCTGTATAAAATATTTGGAGAGGATTTTATTGAACAATTCAAAATCAAACGCCCTGCAGCCTGGGTTGACTTAATGATTGCGTTTGAGTCTCGCAAAAGGGCGGCTGCCCCAGACAGAACTAACCCGCTGAACATCACCCTGCCCTTCTCCTTCATTGACTACTACAAGAAGTTCCGCGGGCACAGTGTGGAGCACGCCTTGCGGAAAAGCAA TGTGGATTTTGTGAAGTGGTCCTCGCAGGGGATGCTGCGGATGAGTCCAGATGCCATGAACGCCCTTTTTAAGCCGACCATTGATAGCATCATTGAGCATCTCC GGGACCTGTTTCAGAAGCCCGAGGTGTCCACCGTCAAGTTCCTCTTTCTGGTGGGCGGCTTTGCCGAGGCGCCCCTACTGCAGCAGGCGGTGCAGGCTGCTTTTGGGGACCAGTGCCGGATCATCATCCCCCAGGACGTGGGCCTCACCATCCTCAAGGGTGCCGTCCTCTTTGGCCTGGACCCCGCGGTCATCAAGGTGCGCCGGTCGCCGCTCACCTACGGGGTAGGCGTGCTGAACCGCTACGTGGAGGGCAAGCATCCGCCTGAGAAGCTGCTGGTGAAGGATGGCACTCGGTGGTGCACTGACGTCTTTGACAAGTTCATCTCTGCCGACCAGTCTGTGGCTCTGGGTGAGCTGGTCAAGCGTAGCTACACCCCGGCCAAGCCCTCCCAGCTGGTCATTGTCATCAACATCTACAGCTCTGAGCATGACAACGTCAGCTTCATCACTGATCCCGGGGTGAAGAAGTGTGGCACGCTCCGCCTGGATCTCACAGGGACCAGTGGCACTGCGGTGCCCGCCCGGAGGGAGATCCAGACCCTTATGCAGTTCGGGGACACCGAGATCAAAGCCACAGCCATTGATATAGCCACTTCGAAGAGTGTCAAAGTTGGGATCGACTTCTTAAATTACTAA
- the HSPA12A gene encoding heat shock 70 kDa protein 12A isoform X4 — protein sequence MESVGVYGFCGCKAKNKMKCDSRWEIAASETAPTSAYSSPARSLGDTGITPLSPSHIVNDTDSSVSEQQSFLVVVAVDFGTTSSGYAYSFTKEPECIHVMRRWEGGDPGVSNQKTPTTILLTPERKFHSFGYAARDFYHDLDPNEAKQWLYLEKFKMKLHTTGDLTMDTDLTAANGKKVKALEIFAYALQYFKEQALKELSDQAGSEFENSDVRWVITVPAIWKQPAKQFMRQAAYQAGLASPENSEQLIIALEPEAASIYCRKLRLHQMIELSGKAAVNGYSGSDTVGAGFTQAKEHIRRNRQSRTFLVENVIGEIWSELEEGDKYVVVDSGGGTVDLTVHQIRLPEGHLKELYKATGGPYGSLGVDYEFEKLLYKIFGEDFIEQFKIKRPAAWVDLMIAFESRKRAAAPDRTNPLNITLPFSFIDYYKKFRGHSVEHALRKSNVDFVKWSSQGMLRMSPDAMNALFKPTIDSIIEHLRDLFQKPEVSTVKFLFLVGGFAEAPLLQQAVQAAFGDQCRIIIPQDVGLTILKGAVLFGLDPAVIKVRRSPLTYGVGVLNRYVEGKHPPEKLLVKDGTRWCTDVFDKFISADQSVALGELVKRSYTPAKPSQLVIVINIYSSEHDNVSFITDPGVKKCGTLRLDLTGTSGTAVPARREIQTLMQFGDTEIKATAIDIATSKSVKVGIDFLNY from the exons aaaCGGCTCCCACATCTGCATATTCATCTCCAGCCCGGAGTCTTGGGGACACAGGAATAACGCCTCTGTCCCCCTCCCATATTGTG AACGACACTGACTCCAGCGTCTCAGAACAGCAGTCATTTCTCGTGGTGGTGGCCGTCGACTTTGGGACCACATCCAGTGGCTATGCCTATAGCTTCACCAAGGAGCCGGAATGCATCCATGTGATGAG GCGATGGGAGGGAGGTGACCCTGGTGTGTCCAATCAGAAGACTCCAACCACCATCTTGCTGACTCCCGAGAGGAAGTTCCACAGCTTCGGGTATGCCGCCAGGGACTTTTACCATGACCTGGATCCCAATGAGGCCAAGCAGTGGCTGTACCTGGAGAAGTTCAAGATGAAGCTGCACACCACTGGG GACCTCACCATGGATACAGACCTGACGGCAGCAAATGGCAAGAAAGTCAAAGCCCTTGAAATCTTTGCTTATGCCCTGCAGTACTTTAAGGAGCAGGCGCTGAAG GAGCTGAGTGACCAGGCGGGTTCGGAGTTCGAGAACTCTGATGTCAGATGGGTCATCACGGTGCCTGCCATCTGGAAGCAGCCGGCCAAGCAGTTCATGAGACAAGCTGCCTACCAG GCAGGCCTGGCCTCCCCCGAGAACTCGGAGCAGCTCATCATTGCCTTGGAGCCTGAGGCAGCCTCTATCTACTGCCGAAAGCTGCGGCTACACCAGATGATTGAGCTGAGCGGCAAGGCAGCCGTCAATGGGTACAGCGGCAGTGACACAGTAGGAGCTGGGTTTACACAGG CTAAGGAACACATACGGCGTAATCGGCAGAGTCGGACCTTTTTGGTGGAGAATGTCATAGGAGAAATCTGGTCCGAGCTGGAGGAAG GTGATAAGTATGTGGTTGTGGACAGTGGCGGTGGCACCGTAGACCTGACAGTCCATCAGATCCGGTTACCGGAGGGACACCTTAAGGAACTGTATAAAGCAACAG GCGGACCCTATGGATCTTTAGGAGTAGATTATGAATTCGAAAAACTTCTGTATAAAATATTTGGAGAGGATTTTATTGAACAATTCAAAATCAAACGCCCTGCAGCCTGGGTTGACTTAATGATTGCGTTTGAGTCTCGCAAAAGGGCGGCTGCCCCAGACAGAACTAACCCGCTGAACATCACCCTGCCCTTCTCCTTCATTGACTACTACAAGAAGTTCCGCGGGCACAGTGTGGAGCACGCCTTGCGGAAAAGCAA TGTGGATTTTGTGAAGTGGTCCTCGCAGGGGATGCTGCGGATGAGTCCAGATGCCATGAACGCCCTTTTTAAGCCGACCATTGATAGCATCATTGAGCATCTCC GGGACCTGTTTCAGAAGCCCGAGGTGTCCACCGTCAAGTTCCTCTTTCTGGTGGGCGGCTTTGCCGAGGCGCCCCTACTGCAGCAGGCGGTGCAGGCTGCTTTTGGGGACCAGTGCCGGATCATCATCCCCCAGGACGTGGGCCTCACCATCCTCAAGGGTGCCGTCCTCTTTGGCCTGGACCCCGCGGTCATCAAGGTGCGCCGGTCGCCGCTCACCTACGGGGTAGGCGTGCTGAACCGCTACGTGGAGGGCAAGCATCCGCCTGAGAAGCTGCTGGTGAAGGATGGCACTCGGTGGTGCACTGACGTCTTTGACAAGTTCATCTCTGCCGACCAGTCTGTGGCTCTGGGTGAGCTGGTCAAGCGTAGCTACACCCCGGCCAAGCCCTCCCAGCTGGTCATTGTCATCAACATCTACAGCTCTGAGCATGACAACGTCAGCTTCATCACTGATCCCGGGGTGAAGAAGTGTGGCACGCTCCGCCTGGATCTCACAGGGACCAGTGGCACTGCGGTGCCCGCCCGGAGGGAGATCCAGACCCTTATGCAGTTCGGGGACACCGAGATCAAAGCCACAGCCATTGATATAGCCACTTCGAAGAGTGTCAAAGTTGGGATCGACTTCTTAAATTACTAA
- the HSPA12A gene encoding heat shock 70 kDa protein 12A isoform X2, whose protein sequence is MADKEAGGSDGPRETAPTSAYSSPARSLGDTGITPLSPSHIVNDTDSSVSEQQSFLVVVAVDFGTTSSGYAYSFTKEPECIHVMRRWEGGDPGVSNQKTPTTILLTPERKFHSFGYAARDFYHDLDPNEAKQWLYLEKFKMKLHTTGDLTMDTDLTAANGKKVKALEIFAYALQYFKEQALKELSDQAGSEFENSDVRWVITVPAIWKQPAKQFMRQAAYQAGLASPENSEQLIIALEPEAASIYCRKLRLHQMIELSGKAAVNGYSGSDTVGAGFTQAKEHIRRNRQSRTFLVENVIGEIWSELEEGDKYVVVDSGGGTVDLTVHQIRLPEGHLKELYKATGGPYGSLGVDYEFEKLLYKIFGEDFIEQFKIKRPAAWVDLMIAFESRKRAAAPDRTNPLNITLPFSFIDYYKKFRGHSVEHALRKSNVDFVKWSSQGMLRMSPDAMNALFKPTIDSIIEHLRDLFQKPEVSTVKFLFLVGGFAEAPLLQQAVQAAFGDQCRIIIPQDVGLTILKGAVLFGLDPAVIKVRRSPLTYGVGVLNRYVEGKHPPEKLLVKDGTRWCTDVFDKFISADQSVALGELVKRSYTPAKPSQLVIVINIYSSEHDNVSFITDPGVKKCGTLRLDLTGTSGTAVPARREIQTLMQFGDTEIKATAIDIATSKSVKVGIDFLNY, encoded by the exons aaaCGGCTCCCACATCTGCATATTCATCTCCAGCCCGGAGTCTTGGGGACACAGGAATAACGCCTCTGTCCCCCTCCCATATTGTG AACGACACTGACTCCAGCGTCTCAGAACAGCAGTCATTTCTCGTGGTGGTGGCCGTCGACTTTGGGACCACATCCAGTGGCTATGCCTATAGCTTCACCAAGGAGCCGGAATGCATCCATGTGATGAG GCGATGGGAGGGAGGTGACCCTGGTGTGTCCAATCAGAAGACTCCAACCACCATCTTGCTGACTCCCGAGAGGAAGTTCCACAGCTTCGGGTATGCCGCCAGGGACTTTTACCATGACCTGGATCCCAATGAGGCCAAGCAGTGGCTGTACCTGGAGAAGTTCAAGATGAAGCTGCACACCACTGGG GACCTCACCATGGATACAGACCTGACGGCAGCAAATGGCAAGAAAGTCAAAGCCCTTGAAATCTTTGCTTATGCCCTGCAGTACTTTAAGGAGCAGGCGCTGAAG GAGCTGAGTGACCAGGCGGGTTCGGAGTTCGAGAACTCTGATGTCAGATGGGTCATCACGGTGCCTGCCATCTGGAAGCAGCCGGCCAAGCAGTTCATGAGACAAGCTGCCTACCAG GCAGGCCTGGCCTCCCCCGAGAACTCGGAGCAGCTCATCATTGCCTTGGAGCCTGAGGCAGCCTCTATCTACTGCCGAAAGCTGCGGCTACACCAGATGATTGAGCTGAGCGGCAAGGCAGCCGTCAATGGGTACAGCGGCAGTGACACAGTAGGAGCTGGGTTTACACAGG CTAAGGAACACATACGGCGTAATCGGCAGAGTCGGACCTTTTTGGTGGAGAATGTCATAGGAGAAATCTGGTCCGAGCTGGAGGAAG GTGATAAGTATGTGGTTGTGGACAGTGGCGGTGGCACCGTAGACCTGACAGTCCATCAGATCCGGTTACCGGAGGGACACCTTAAGGAACTGTATAAAGCAACAG GCGGACCCTATGGATCTTTAGGAGTAGATTATGAATTCGAAAAACTTCTGTATAAAATATTTGGAGAGGATTTTATTGAACAATTCAAAATCAAACGCCCTGCAGCCTGGGTTGACTTAATGATTGCGTTTGAGTCTCGCAAAAGGGCGGCTGCCCCAGACAGAACTAACCCGCTGAACATCACCCTGCCCTTCTCCTTCATTGACTACTACAAGAAGTTCCGCGGGCACAGTGTGGAGCACGCCTTGCGGAAAAGCAA TGTGGATTTTGTGAAGTGGTCCTCGCAGGGGATGCTGCGGATGAGTCCAGATGCCATGAACGCCCTTTTTAAGCCGACCATTGATAGCATCATTGAGCATCTCC GGGACCTGTTTCAGAAGCCCGAGGTGTCCACCGTCAAGTTCCTCTTTCTGGTGGGCGGCTTTGCCGAGGCGCCCCTACTGCAGCAGGCGGTGCAGGCTGCTTTTGGGGACCAGTGCCGGATCATCATCCCCCAGGACGTGGGCCTCACCATCCTCAAGGGTGCCGTCCTCTTTGGCCTGGACCCCGCGGTCATCAAGGTGCGCCGGTCGCCGCTCACCTACGGGGTAGGCGTGCTGAACCGCTACGTGGAGGGCAAGCATCCGCCTGAGAAGCTGCTGGTGAAGGATGGCACTCGGTGGTGCACTGACGTCTTTGACAAGTTCATCTCTGCCGACCAGTCTGTGGCTCTGGGTGAGCTGGTCAAGCGTAGCTACACCCCGGCCAAGCCCTCCCAGCTGGTCATTGTCATCAACATCTACAGCTCTGAGCATGACAACGTCAGCTTCATCACTGATCCCGGGGTGAAGAAGTGTGGCACGCTCCGCCTGGATCTCACAGGGACCAGTGGCACTGCGGTGCCCGCCCGGAGGGAGATCCAGACCCTTATGCAGTTCGGGGACACCGAGATCAAAGCCACAGCCATTGATATAGCCACTTCGAAGAGTGTCAAAGTTGGGATCGACTTCTTAAATTACTAA